In the Wyeomyia smithii strain HCP4-BCI-WySm-NY-G18 chromosome 2, ASM2978416v1, whole genome shotgun sequence genome, one interval contains:
- the LOC129724676 gene encoding uncharacterized protein LOC129724676 — protein sequence MHWLAWCVLIGSLQPGFSDNTLATNETLLELYEGSSFREGRYFPFYTIGRIANVPCLATNGLTGTCLIRGECSDNGGLFGGSCSTLTNQATCCLFSQTCGGTTRLNSTYFTNAGYPGSLNDGGSCIFTIYPCSAAVCQLRIDFRSLTLAQPDGDGNCITDILTITGGSSDVPGICGENSGQHVYVNFDDLNPITIRVATTAATSFNRQWNLQLSQIACASQFRAPEGCLQYYFDTSGTISSFNYGFGANPSLNVVGAVGSRQIVNQQYGICIRAGPDQCSITYSLPDNGGQYAFTVSGAADALDPALIGMGAFGQNGLDCLTDYIVIPSPIVTDQAAAGQVFTDRFCGLGIYSVTSQVKPFVVYVFWDDNEDPDAANRGFRLAYSQNDCSVV from the exons ATGCACTGGTTAGCATGGTGTGTGCTTATCGGCAGTTTACAACCAGGGTTTTCAGACAACACCCTGGCAACGAACGAAACACTGCTAGAGCTGTACGAAGGATCAAGTTTTAGGGAAGGAAGAT ATTTTCCATTTTACACAATCGGTCGTATTGCTAACGTTCCCTGTTTGGCGACTAACGGGTTGACAGGAACCTGTCTAATTCGAGGCGAGTGTTCCGACAATGGCGGTCTGTTTGGAGGGAGCTGCAGCACTCTCACCAATCAGGCAACCTGTTGCTTGT TCAGCCAAACCTGTGGAGGCACAACCAGACTTAACAGCACCTATTTCACGAACGCAGGCTATCCGGGGTCATTAAACGATGGTGGATCTTGTATTTTTACGATTTATCCGTGCAGTGCGGCCGTTTGTCAACTGCGAATCGATTTCAGATCGCTCACTCTGGCGCAACCGGATGGTGATGGTAACTGTATAACCGATATACTGACGATTACAGGGGGAAGCTCGGATGTGCCCGGTATCTGTGGTGAAAACTCCGGACAGCATGTGTACGTGAATTTCGACGATCTCAATCCGATAACAATACGCGTGGCCACAACGGCGGCAACTTCTTTCAATCGACAGTGGAATCTGCAGCTGTCACAAATCGCCTGTGCTTCTCAGTTTCGTGCTCCGGAGGGATGTTTGCAGTATTATTTCGACACAAGTGGAACTATCAGTAGCTTCAACTATGGATTTGGAGCCAACCCCAGCTTGAACGTTGTTGGTGCTGTGGGCTCCAGGCAGATCGTCAACCAGCAGTACGGGATTTGTATTCGTGCTGGTCCGGATCAGTGCAGCATAACGTACAGTTTG cCTGATAACGGAGGACAATATGCTTTCACAGTATCGGGAGCGGCAGATGCTTTGGATCCTGCCCTGATCGGGATGGGAGCTTTCGGTCAGAACGGTTTGGACTGCCTTACTGACTACATTGTCATACCAAGTCCGATTGTTACGGATCAAGCGGCAGCGGGGCAGGTTTTTACCGATAGATTTTGCGGATTAGGAATTTACTCAGTAACTA GTCAAGTAAAACCCTTTGTTGTATATGTTTTTTGGGACGATAACGAGGACCCTGATGCAGCCAACCGAGGCTTCCGGCTGGCGTATAGTCAAAATGATTGTAGTGTTGTGTAA